The Arcanobacterium wilhelmae region TGATGCGCTCTTGGTAGGCAACCAGTTCGTCCTTCGTGGGCCATGCGGTGCCGTAAATGCGCTGGAGTGAATCGTTATTCTGATCCCCGCGCCAGTAGGCGGCCGAGGAACGCGTAAGCGCAAAACCGTTGCCGATGAGCTTGGTGGACGGCAGGTGCGGGCCGCGGCACAGATCGCTCCACACGGTTTCGCCCTTGCGGTTCACGTTGTCGTACATGGTGAGCTCGCCGCCGCCCACCTCGATCGAGGCGCCATCGGCGTGAGAATCGTGATCGCCCTTGAGGGAAACGAGTTCGATCTTGTACGGCTGATCCGTCAGCTCACCGAGCGCCTCCTCTTCAGAAACAGCGCGGCGCACGAAGCGCTGGCCTTCCTTGACGATGCGCTTCATATCCTTTTCGAGGTCCTTGAGCATCTCCGGAGTGACCGACGGGATGTTGCCAAAGTCGTAGTAGAAGCCGTCCGTGATGAACGGGCCAATGCCCAGGTTCACTTCAGGGAACTTGTTCTGAACAGCCTGCGCGAGCACGTGCGTGGTGGAGTGGCGAAGAATGTTCAGGCCATCTTCGGAGGCGATATCCACACCTTCGATTGTTGCGCCGTCCAGCCCCTCGAGCGACGTGTACAGATCCTTGAGCGTCCCATTCACGCGGATCGCCACAATATTCTTCTGCCCCTCGAAGAGGTCTGCACCGGTCATTCCCTGCGAAATCTCGTGAGACTGCCCGTCCAACATGATGTGTGCCAATGGATTCCTCCTGGTAAAGCCCCACGCCATACCGGGGCGCCGGGCATTTTTGTGATAGCGAAACTATCCTACCTGCTGAGCTGCGACATCGGCGCTTCACCTCCCGCGCGCTTGCTCACCTTTTCGCGAAACCCGCGCACCGACGTCGCGAACGTGGCTCCCGACGTCGGTGCCACCCGAGCCTGCGTCCCACCTGCACACGCTCGCGAAAACGCGTTACTCTTTCCTCATGGCTTTGAGCGTTTTCGATCTGTTTTCTATTGGCATTGGCCCGTCGTCTTCGCACACGGTTGGCCCGATGCGCGCGGCCGCGATGTTCCTGGAGTCGCTGGGCGATCTGACGCAGGTGGAGCGCGTGGAGTGCCGCCTGTACGGCTCGCTCGGCGCAACGGGAGTTGGCCACGCTACCGATAAGGCAGTGATGATCGGCTTGATGGGCGAACAGCCGGAAACTGTGGATCCCAAGCGCGTCACTCCCCTCGTGCACAAGGTTGAGGAGGAACTCGCCCTGAACCTGGGCGGGGTGAAGGTGATCGATTTCCCGCCCCAGCGCGACATTATCTTCCTGGGACGCGAGGAGCTGCCCGGGCATCCGAACGGCATGACGCTCGAGGCATGGAACGCGGCCGGAGCGCGACTTGCGTTCACGACCTACTATTCGGTGGGTGGCGGTTTCGTCGTGGAGGGCGACGTGACGCCGGACGAGCCCGTGATTGCCGACGAGCACCCCGTCCCCTACCCGTTTAGTACCGCGGCTGAGTTGCTGGAGATTTGCGACCGCGAGAACCTCACGATCGCGCAGGTCGTGATGGCGAACGAGCTCACCTGCCGGACGGAGACGGAGGTTCGCGAGGGCCTGATGGAGATTTGGCAGGTGATGAAGGATTGCGTGACCAACGGCGTCACCTCCGATGAGGGGATTTTGCCGGGGGTTTTGCGCGTACCGCGGCGTGCGCCAGCGCTCGCGGCGAGCCTGAAGGAGCGCGACGACGCCGGTGATCCGCTTCGCGGGCTCGATTGGGTAACTCTGTTCGCGCTTGCCGTCAACGAGGAGAATGCGGCCGGTGGGCGCATCGTCACCGCGCCGACCAATGGCGCCGCCGGGATTATTCCGGCCGTCCTGCACTATTACATGAGTTTCTGTGAGGGCAGTGACGAGGGCGTGATCGAGTTCCTACTGACGGCTGCGGCTGTGGGCATGATCGTGAAGAATAATGCTTCGCTTTCCGGCGCCGAGGTGGGGTGTCAAGGTGAGGTCGGTTCGGCCTCATCGATGGCTGCGGGAGGAGTGACAGCGGTGCTCGGTGGCACGCCGCACCAGGTGGAGAACGCTGCCGAGATCGCGATGGAGCACAACCTCGGGCTCACCTGCGATCCGATTGCGGGCCTGGTACAAATTCCGTGCATTGAGCGCAACGCGGTGGCGTCCGTGAAGGCGCTGACGGCAGCTCGTACCGCGCTGCGCGGCAACGGCGAGCACATGGTGTCGCTCGATGAGGTGGTGCGAACGATGAAGGAAACCGGGCGCGACATGCA contains the following coding sequences:
- a CDS encoding L-serine ammonia-lyase is translated as MALSVFDLFSIGIGPSSSHTVGPMRAAAMFLESLGDLTQVERVECRLYGSLGATGVGHATDKAVMIGLMGEQPETVDPKRVTPLVHKVEEELALNLGGVKVIDFPPQRDIIFLGREELPGHPNGMTLEAWNAAGARLAFTTYYSVGGGFVVEGDVTPDEPVIADEHPVPYPFSTAAELLEICDRENLTIAQVVMANELTCRTETEVREGLMEIWQVMKDCVTNGVTSDEGILPGVLRVPRRAPALAASLKERDDAGDPLRGLDWVTLFALAVNEENAAGGRIVTAPTNGAAGIIPAVLHYYMSFCEGSDEGVIEFLLTAAAVGMIVKNNASLSGAEVGCQGEVGSASSMAAGGVTAVLGGTPHQVENAAEIAMEHNLGLTCDPIAGLVQIPCIERNAVASVKALTAARTALRGNGEHMVSLDEVVRTMKETGRDMQVKYKETALGGLAVHAGIPVSIVEC